A window of the Vicia villosa cultivar HV-30 ecotype Madison, WI unplaced genomic scaffold, Vvil1.0 ctg.002328F_1_1, whole genome shotgun sequence genome harbors these coding sequences:
- the LOC131638573 gene encoding putative disease resistance RPP13-like protein 1, with protein MAATMIGNAFLSATVQTLVQKLASKEFLDYITNTKLDLSLLKQIRLTLLTLQPLLDAAEEKQINTPSVKDWLDGLKDAVYDAEDLLNQISYDSLRSKMENTQAASKTKKVWNFLSSPFKNIYGEINSQMKDMCETLKLFADNKDILSLQTKSVRVSSHRTPSSPMVNESVMVGRKDDQEKVMNMLLSESSTDQNNMGVVAIVGMGGVGKTTLAQLAYNDENVQKHFDLTAWACVSEDFDILRVTKTLLESVTKTPQETNNLDLLRVELKKNLRDRRFFIVLDDLWNDSCSDWDELVSPLIYGKNGSRVIITTRHKKVADAARTFPIFELDPLSDEDSWSLLSKHAFGSGDFSETQRRNLEPIGQEIARKCGGLPIAAKSLGGLLRSKVETKEWIEVLNSDIWNLQNDNILPALRLSYQYLSSQLKRCFSYCSIFPKDYLLDRKQLVLLWMAEGFLDHSQDKKTMEEVGDECFTELLSRSLIQQLHDDSSGQTFVLHDLVNDLATVVSGKSCYRLESSAESYESVRHFSYNQQLYDIFKKFKTVHKFKCLRSFLAIDYDEWGEYHLSRKVVDDFIHTFERLRVLSLSKYVNITTLPDTIGNLVQLRYLDLSYMNIASLPDTICNLYYLQTLILSCCSKLTELPEHVGKLVNLRHLYIDMTNIIEMPKQIAELENLQTLNVFVVGMKNIGLSVRELGKFPKLRGELFIKNLQNVIDVTEASDTNLKSREHIEELTLQWSEEVDDSLKGKDVLNKLQPSPNLKKLSIDLYGGTSFPSWLGDPSFSNMVSLCIDNCVNCTTLPPLGQLPSLKDLKIARMPILKTIGQEFYGMVAGGSNSPFQPFSSLEKLVIEKMSNWKEWCPFQGDIFPFPCLKTLELSQCLELKGHLPSQLPSIEKIKIDGCDNLLGTPPTQHWLSSIKSIFMVGDSNSESNTIQCSLLESDFPCLLQDITIRRCHMIKSVPKMIINSTCLQKLTLYGISSLSAFPTNGLPTSLQSLHIVECENLTFLPPETWSNYTSLVTLELHSSCNALTSFPLNCFPLLQNLTILRCKSLESIFISETSSCSSLTLQYFYVHECEALISLPQRMDTLTALEHIHLSNLPNLNLSLCEGAFLPPNLRKIVVEFVRITKPLTEWGLQCLTALSSLGIEGDDIVNTLLKEPLLPISLVCLDIWNLSEMKSLEGNGLRHLSSLEDLGILNCPGLVSFPEKVFPSSLERLYLGNCRRLESLPVDSLPTSLEELSIYECPLLEERYKRKEHWSRIAHIPVIQINDQVTI; from the coding sequence ATGGCCGCAACTATGATAGGAAATGCTTTCCTCTCTGCAACTGTTCAGACCTTAGTTCAGAAACTTGCTTCCAAAGAGTTTCTTGATTACATCACAAACACCAAGCTAGATCTCTCACTCTTGAAACAGATAAGACTAACACTTCTCACTCTTCAACCTCTTCTAGATGCTGCAGAGGAGAAGCAGATCAACACTCCTTCTGTCAAAGATTGGCTTGATGGCTTGAAAGATGCTGTCTACGATGCTGAAGATCTGCTCAACCAAATTAGCTATGATTCCCTTCGAAGCAAGATGGAGAACACACAAGCTGCAAGCAAAACTAAAAAGGTGTGGAACTTCCTTTCTTCTCCTTTTAAAAATATCTATGGAGAGATCAATTCCCAAATGAAAGATATGTGTGAAACCCTCAAACTTTTTGCTGATAATAAAGATATCCTTAGTTTGCAAACTAAAAGTGTCAGAGTTTCTTCTCATAGAACACCTTCAAGTCCTATGGTCAATGAATCTGTCATGGTTGGTAGGAAAGATGACCAAGAGAAAGTAATGAACATGCTGCTATCAGAAAGCAGTACTGACCAGAACAATATGGGCGTAGTTGCAATTGTAGGCATGGGAGGTGTCGGAAAAACAACACTTGCACAACTTGCATACAATGATGAAAATGTTCAAAAGCACTTTGATCTCACAGCATGGGCCTGTGTATCAGAGGATTTCGATATCCTTAGAGTAACCAAAACTCTCCTTGAATCTGTCACTAAAACACCACAGGAAACCAATAATCTTGATTTACTTCGAGTTGAGTTAAAGAAAAATTTAAGGGATAGGAGATTTTTCATTGTGTTGGATGACTTATGGAATGACAGTTGTTCTGATTGGGATGAACTTGTATCTCCGttgatttatggaaaaaatggtaGCAGAGTGATCATCACAACACGCCACAAAAAAGTGGCAGATGCTGCACGCACATTTCCTATTTTTGAATTAGATCCTCTATCAGATGAAGACAGTTGGTCTTTACTTTCCAAACATGCATTTGGAAGTGGAGACTTTTCTGAAACTCAACGCCGAAACCTAGAACCAATTGGCCAGGAGATTGCAAGAAAGTGTGGTGGATTGCCAATAGCTGCGAAATCACTTGGAGGACTGTTGCGTTCAAAAGTAGAAACTAAAGAGTGGATTGAAGTTCTGAACAGTGACATATGGAACTTACAGAATGATAATATTCTGCCTGCCTTGCGCCTGAGTTATCAATATCTTTCCTCtcaattgaaaagatgtttttcctATTGCTCTATTTTTCCAAAGGACTATTTACTTGATAGGAAACAATTGGTTTTGTTATGGATGGCAGAAGGCTTCCTTGATCATTCTCAAGATAAAAAAACCATGGAAGAAGTAGGTGATGAGTGTTTTACTGAGTTGTTATCCAGATCATTGATTCAACAATTGCATGATGATTCTAGTGGGCAAACTTTTGTCTTGCATGACCTTGTTAATGATTTAGCTACTGTTGTATCTGGAAAAAGTTGTTACAGACTTGAATCAAGCGCTGAGAGCTATGAAAGTGTTCGACACTTTTCATATAATCAACAACTTTATGACATTTTCAAGAAGTTTAAGACTGTACACAAATTCAAATGCTTGAGAAGCTTCCTAGCCATTGACTATGATGAATGGGGAGAATATCATTTATCAAGAAAGGTGGTCGATGATTTTATACACACATTCGAAAGGTTGCGTGTGTTATCATTATCAAAATATGTAAACATCACCACACTACCGGACACAATTGGCAATTTAGTGCAGTTGCGCTATCTAGATCTCTCTTACATGAATATCGCAAGCTTGCCAGACACCATATGTAACCTCTACTACTTGCAAACCTTGATTTTATCTTGCTGCTCAAAACTCACAGAATTGCCTGAACATGTTGGTAAATTAGTTAACTTGCGTCATCTTTATATAGATATGACAAACATAATAGAGATGCCAAAGCAAATTGCTGAACTAGAAAACCTTCAAACACTAAATGTCTTTGTAGTAGGCATGAAAAATATTGGTTTAAGTGTCAGAGAGCTTGGGAAATTTCCTAAGCTACGAGGAGAATTATTCATCAAGAACTTACAAAATGTCATTGATGTCACGGAGGCAAGTGATACCAACTTGAAGAGCAGAGAACATATTGAGGAGTTAACGCTACAGTGGAGCGAGGAAGTTGATGACTCACTTAAAGGAAAAGATGTGCTTAATAAGTTACAACCATCACCAAACCTAAAGAAGCTGAGCATTGACTTATATGGCGGGACAAGTTTTCCAAGTTGGTTGGGAGATCCTTCATTTTCTAACATGGTGTCTCTGTGCATTGATAATTGTGTGAATTGCACGACACTTCCACCACTAGGGCAGCTACCTTCTCTCAAGGACTTGAAGATTGCTAGAATGCCAATTTTGAAGACAATTGGGCAGGAGTTCTATGGCATGGTAGCCGGAGGTTCCAACTCTCCGTTCCAACCATTTTCTTCCCTTGAGAAACTTGTAATTGAGAAAATGTCAAATTGGAAGGAATGGTGTCCTTTTCAAGGTGACATATTTCCTTTTCCGTGTCTTAAAACTCTGGAGTTATCTCAGTGTCTTGAATTGAAGGGACATCTGCCTAGTCAACTTCCTTCCATAGAAAAGATTAAAATAGATGGTTGTGATAATCTCTTGGGAACACCGCCTACTCAGCATTGGCTCTCCTcaataaaaagtatttttatgGTTGGAGATTCAAATTCAGAAAGCAATACTATTCAATGCTCATTGCTCGAGAGTGATTTTCCATGTCTACTGCAAGATATAACCATAAGGAGGTGTCATATGATAAAATCTGTACCTAAAATGATTATAAACAGCACCTGTCTACAAAAACTGACTCTTTATGGTATTAGTTCTCTCAGTGCGTTTCCAACAAATGGTTTACCCACTTCTTTGCAATCACTTCATATTGTCGAATGTGAGAATTTAACATTCCTACCTCCTGAAACATGGAGCAATTACACATCACTTGTGACTCTTGAATTACATAGTAGCTGCAATGCACTTACCTCATTCCCATTGAATTGTTTTCCTCTGCTCCAAAATCTCACTATCCTAAGATGCAAGAGTTTGGaatctatttttatttcagaaacttCTTCTTGTAGCTCGTTAACCCTCCAATATTTTTATGTCCATGAGTGCGAGGCACTTATATCACTACCTCAACGGATGGACACCCTCACCGCTCTTGAACATATACATCTCAGCAATCTTCCAAATTTGAATTTATCATTATGTGAAGGAGCTTTCCTACCTCCCAATTTACGAAAAATTGTTGTTGAATTTGTGAGGATAACAAAGCCGTTAACAGAGTGGGGTCTCCAATGTCTCACTGCTCTTTCATCATTGGGTATCGAAGGTGATGATATTGTGAACACGTTGCTCAAAGAGCCATTGTTGCCCATTTCCCTTGTGTGTCTAGATATCTGGAATCTCTCTGAAATGAAATCGTTGGAAGGAAATGGACTTCGACACCTCTCATCTCTAGAAGACCTTGGCATTCTTAATTGTCCAGGACTTGTATCGTTTCCAGAAAAAGTCTTTCCCTCCTCGCTGGAAAGACTTTATCTCGGAAATTGTCGAAGACTAGAGTCATTGCCCGTAGACAGCCTCCCTACCTCTCTCGAGGAACTGAGCATTTATGAATGCCCTTTGTTAGAAGAAAGATATAAAAGGAAGGAACATTGGTCCAGAATTGCTCACATCCCAGTCATACAAATAAATGACCAAGTCACAATATGA